The genomic window AAGCCGCCCCAGCGGGCTGCCCAGGAGGGACCCGGACGCACTTCGGAGGGGAGGGCCTCCCGGGGCTCCGACAGCTCGCCCAGGAGCTGGGTGCCCTGGAAGAGCAGGATGGCCGCCAAAACGTACAGGGAGATGTAGAACAGCATCACGTGCTCCTCATTCCTTACAGAAATAGCATGGAACGGGCCCTCCCGGAGAAAGTCCTTGACCCAATCAATCGATTGATTAAGATGAAGAGAGCTTGATCATCCGTTTGATTAAGCCTTTCCGAGGTCCCGATGACCCACCCCGAAACCGAACAGTCCTCCCGGATCCGCCTTCTGGAAGCCGCCATCCTGTGCTTCGCGGAGAAGGGCTTCGACGCAACGGGCATCCGGGAGATCGCCCGCCGCGCCCAGGCCAACTCGGCCCTGGTCCAGTACCATTTCGGCGGCAAGACCGGCCTCTACGCCGAGGCCCTGCGCCACATCTTCAATTCTCGTCCCGTGATGCCGCCCCTGCCCCCGGCCGACACCGAAGGGCCCGAGGCCAGGCGCCTGGCCATCCTGGCGGTGGGGGAGATGATCGAGTCGCTCATGAACGAGCTCATGGCCTGCTCCGGCGGCACGGAACTGGACCAGGCCAGCCTCCTGCTGGTGACCCGGGAGCTGCAGTCGCCCCGCCAGGACGTGGCCGACCTGATCCTGGAGCACCTGCGGCCCACCCAGGAGCACCTCATGGCCTGCATCCGGATCCTCCGCCCGGACCTGGAGCGGCTCCGGGCCCTGGAATTCCTGAACAGCATCTTCGGCCAGGTGGTCCACCTCCACAACAACCTCAAGCTGATCCGCCTGGTCCGGGGGGAGCCCGACTATCCCCGGGACCTCAAGGCCGTCGCCCGCCACATCACCGAATTCAGCCTCCGGGGCCTCGCCATCCCCGAAGCGTTCCCAGGAGCATGACCATGGTGTTCTTCCCCCCCGCGGCCGAAGTGGCCCAGCTTCCCCCCACCCCGCCCCAGGCGCCCCCCCTGGCCTTCGACCTGGGCGGGGCCCTGGCCCGCGCCCGCACCGAGAACCCCATGCTGCAGGCCTCCAAGGCCCGCGTGGAGGAGCGGCGCGGCCTCATCACCAGCACCCGCGCCGACGCCCTGCCCCAGGTTTCGCTCAACGGCGACTTCACCCGGGTGCGCGACGTGTCCCTCCTCAACAGCAACCTGGGCAGCGTGGTCGGGGCCTTCGGAATGGAGCCCTCCAGCCTCGTGTCGCCCACCACGCTCTACACCACCTCGGCCACCGTCTCCCAGCCCCTCTTCTACTGGGGCAAGCTGGGCACGGCGGTGAAGATCGCGAAGATGGGCGAGAAGGAGGCCGCCTTCGCCTACACCACCGCCGAGCTGGACACCCTCCACGGCGTGGCCAAGGCCTACATCGGGGTGCTGGCGGCCCAGGCCGAGCTGGAGGTGGTGCAGACCCGCCTTCGGACCGCCGAGCAGTTCCTCAGCGACGTGAAGGCCAAGCTGGACGCCCAGAGCGCCACGGAGCTGGACCGGCTGCGGGCCGAGAGCGAGTACCTGGGCGTGGTGCCGGAGAACCTCCAGGCCGAGGCCGCCTACAAGCGCGCCATGGAGCTCCTCAACGGCCAGCTGGGGCTGGATCCCCGGACCCCCCTGAAGCTGACCGACCCGGGGGTGCCCGACACGAGCCTGTCGATCACCGCCGCCGAGCGCAGCGAGATCTCCCAGTTCAAGACCCAGGAGGCGATGTACCGCGCCAACGACCAGATCATCAAGTCCGACCTTCGGCCCAAGTTCGACTTCAACGCCTCGTACGGCTACCAGGCCAACCGGACGCCCAACCTCTTCAAGGAGCCCTACGACACCTGGCGCGTGAACGTCACCATGAAGTTCCCGGTCTTCGACGGCCTGCGCTCCTCCGGCAAGCGCGCCCAGAACCGCGCCCAGCTCGAGCAGGTCTCCCAGGCCCGCATCGACAAGGAGCGCGCCATCGCGGTGGAGCGCAGCAGCGCCGAGCGCGAGATGCAGAAGGCCCTGGCCTTCCACGACGCGGCCCGGTCGGCCTACAAGGCCGCCCTGGAGGCCCTGCGCAACAGCCGGGAGTCCTACGACCAGGGCCTGATCACGTCCCTGGACCTCCTCCAGGCCGAGCGCGCCGAACGCCAGCAGGAGAGCCAGCGCCGCCGCGCCCAGCTGGGCGTGTGGACCGCGCTCTTCGACTACCGCCGCTCCTGCGGCCTCCCTCCCCTTTGATCGTCCCGGACCCCACGAGGTAACCCATGAGCTTCCCCAAAACCATCGTCTACGCGGCCCTTCCCGCCGTCCTCATCGCCGGGACCATCAGCGTCCACCAGTACCGCAAGCACGCGGAGATCGTCCGCCAGCGCGGAACGAAGCTGGAGGGCTTCGTACCCGTCACCCTCGCCCCCGTGGAGAACCACGCCTTCCGCGGCGCCATCGCCTTCACCGGCACCCTCCTGGCCGTGAACCGCGCCGAGCTCAAGGCCGAGGTCTCCGGCCGGGTGACCCGCGTCATCGTCCAGGAGGGCGACCGCGTCGCCGCCGGCGCCGTGCTCTCCGCCCAGGACGAGGACGACCTCCTCCTGTCGGTGCAGGCCGCCGAGGCCCAGCTGGCCCAGGCCCAGGCCCAGGCCCAGCAGGCCAGGCGCGACAACGAGCGCGCCCAGAGCCTCCTGGAAAAGCGCAGCGTCACCCGCCAGTCCGCGCAGCAGGCCGAGACCAACTTCAACGCGGCCATGGCCATGGTCCGCGCCGCCGAAAGCAACCTGGGCCTGGCCAAGAGCCGCCTGCGGAAGTCCCGCATCACCTCCCCCTTCGCCGGGGAAGTGGCCCAGCGCCTCATCCAGCCCGGCGAGATGCTCACCCCCGGCCAGACGGCCTTCACCGTGGTGGACAACCGCAAGCTCGAGATCCAGGCGGACCTTCCCGCCGAGGCCGTGGCCGCGGTCAAGCAGGGCATGAAGGCCTCCTTCCGCATCGCCGGCTTCGACCAGCCCTTCGAGGCCACCCTCACCCAGGTGAGCGGCTCGGTCATGCAGGACGGCCGGACCCTGCGGGTGCGCATGGAGGTGCCCAACACCGACGGCCGCCTCAAGAGCGGCCTCTTCGCCGAGGGCGTGATCCTGGGCGAAGGCGAGACCCTGCGCCCGGCCCTGCCCAGCGCCATCCTGACCGCCGTGGGCCGCGATGCCGACGTCTTCGTGAACGAGAACGGCGTCGCCCGGCGCAAGCGGGTGCTCGTCGGCCCCGACCAGGGCGGCTGGCGCTCCGTGGACGGCCTCCCCGTGGGCAGCAAGGTGGTGGCCCAGGGCCGCGACCTGGTGGCCGACGGCACCCGCCTGCAGTTCGAAACCGAAAAGGGGAAGTGAGCCATGTTCCTTTCCGATCTGTCCATCAAGAGGCCCGTGCTGACCACCTGCGTGATGCTCGCGCTGGTGGTCCTGGGCCTGTTCTCCATCAAGGGCCTGGGCCTCGACAGCTTTCCCAAGGTCGACATGCCGGTGGTCACCATCAGCGTCATCTACCCCGGCGCCAGCCCCGATGCCGTCGAGCAGGACGTCATCAAGAAGATCGAGGAGGCCGTCAACCCCATCGAGAAGGTGCGCGAGATCAGCTCCACCAGCCAGGACGGCCTGGGCACGGTCACCATCGAGTTCGAGATCGAGCGCGACGTGGACAAGGCCCTGGACGACGTGCGCTCCAAGGTGGGCCAGATCCGGCGCAACCTGCCCGACACCATCAAGGAACCCATCATCCAGAAGTTCGACCCCGCCCAGCTCCCCGTGCTCAGCCTCATCGTCAAGCCCGACGACAAGCACAAGGGCATGAACAACCGCGAGGTCACCCGCATCGCCGACGAGTTCCTCAAGCGCCGCCTGGAGAACATCCCCGGCGTGGGCAAGGCCGAGGTGGTCGGCGGCTCCACCCGCAACATCCTGGTGCAGGTGGACCCCCAGAAGCTCGAGTCCCTGGGCCTCACCCTGCCCCAGGTGATGAGCGCCCTGGGCCAGGACACCATGGCCATCCCCAGCGGCAACCTGCTCACCGAGACCCGCGAGATCAGCGTGCGGGTCGACGCCAAGGCCCGGCGCGTGGAGGACTTCAACAACGTCATCGTCGGCAACCAGAAGGGCCGGCCCATCGAGCTCCGCGAAGTGGCGACCCTGGTGGACGGCATCAAGGAGAAGCGCAGCCTGGCGCGCATGGACGGCACGGACGCCGTGGCCCTGGAGATCCAGAAGCAGATCGGGGGCAACACCGTCTCGATGGTCCGCAGCGTCGACGCCGCGGTCAAGCGCCTGCAGCCCGACCTGGCCAAGATGGGCGTCACGACCGTCAAGGCCAAGGACAACTCCAAGTTCATCAACGACTCCGTCGACGACGTGGTGCTCTCCATCGTCCTGGGCGGCATCCTCACCGTCATCATCGTCTTCTACTTCCTCAAGAGCTGGCGCTCCACCATCATCACCAGCCTCACCCTGCCCGTGTCGGTCATCAGCACCTTCACCATCATGAAGGCCCTGGACTTCACCCTGAACACCATGACCCTCATGGCCATCTCGCTGGCCATCGGCATCCTCATCGACGACGCCATCGTGGTGCGGGAGAACATCACCCGCCACGCCGAGATGGGCAAGGACCACATCACCGCCGCCCGCGAAGGCACCGCGGAGATCGGCCCGGCCGTCATCGCCACCACCCTCTCGATCCTGGCCGTGTTCATCCCCGTGGCCTTCATGGGCGGCATCGTCGGGCGCTTCTTCTTCTCCTTCGGCATCACGGTGGCCTTCGCCGTGGCCGTCTCGCTCTTCGTGAGCTTCACCCTGGACCCCATGCTCAGCGCCGTGTGGCCCGATCCCGAGCACGAGAAGGGCTACCAGGAGTCCCACCACGGCCACCGCCGCTTCATCATGAAGACCGTCGACTGGTTCAACGACAAGCTGGACGGCTGGGAGGCGTGGTACCGCAGCGCCATCACCTGGGCCATGGACCACCGCTGGACGGTGCTCGGGATCGGCTTCGGGAGCCTGGTGCTGGCCTTCCTGCTCATGCCCCTCCTGGGCGGGGACTTCATGCCGGACTACGACCGCGGCGACTTCCAGGTGGGCTTCAAGGTGGAGTCCGGGGCGAGCCTCGAGGCCGCCAAGCGCAAGGCCGCCCAGCTCGAGCACCTCATCGCCACGAAGCCCGACGGCACCGAGAACAGGGAGATCGAGCACGTCTACACCACCATCGGCACCGGGCTCAACGGGAGCATCACGGAGGGCTCCATCTACGTGAAGCTCTCCGAGGGCCACCGCCGGGACATGATGTACATCCGCCGGGAGCTCCGGGACCGCTTCCGGGCCGTGCCCGGGGTGGAGACCGACATCTCCGCCGTATCCGACTTCGGCGACAGCAAGCCCATCGCCCTGGCCGTCATGTCCCCGGACCGCAGGTCCATGGAGCAGGCCGAACCCATCGTGCGGGAGCTGCTCAAGGGCGTGGATGGCGTCGTGGACGTCTCCAGCAGCAAGGACAGGGGCAAGCCCGAGCTGCGCCTGGCCGTGGACCGCAGGCGGGCCTCGGACCTGGGGGTCTCCCCCATGGCCGTGGCGAACCTGGTGCGCCCCCTGGTGGACGGCGTGGACGTGGCCAAGTTCGAGGACCCCGGCACCGGCGAGCAGTACGACGTCACCGTGCGCCTCTCGGACATCAACCGCTCCCGCGGCGACCTGCTGGAGGCCATGAGCGTGGGCTCCACCAAGAAGGACAAGGCCGGCAACAACCTGCAGGTCAAGCTCAGCAACGTGGCCCGCTTCGAGGAGACCACGGCCCCCGCCAG from Geothrix sp. 21YS21S-2 includes these protein-coding regions:
- a CDS encoding TetR/AcrR family transcriptional regulator: MTHPETEQSSRIRLLEAAILCFAEKGFDATGIREIARRAQANSALVQYHFGGKTGLYAEALRHIFNSRPVMPPLPPADTEGPEARRLAILAVGEMIESLMNELMACSGGTELDQASLLLVTRELQSPRQDVADLILEHLRPTQEHLMACIRILRPDLERLRALEFLNSIFGQVVHLHNNLKLIRLVRGEPDYPRDLKAVARHITEFSLRGLAIPEAFPGA
- a CDS encoding TolC family protein, whose protein sequence is MVFFPPAAEVAQLPPTPPQAPPLAFDLGGALARARTENPMLQASKARVEERRGLITSTRADALPQVSLNGDFTRVRDVSLLNSNLGSVVGAFGMEPSSLVSPTTLYTTSATVSQPLFYWGKLGTAVKIAKMGEKEAAFAYTTAELDTLHGVAKAYIGVLAAQAELEVVQTRLRTAEQFLSDVKAKLDAQSATELDRLRAESEYLGVVPENLQAEAAYKRAMELLNGQLGLDPRTPLKLTDPGVPDTSLSITAAERSEISQFKTQEAMYRANDQIIKSDLRPKFDFNASYGYQANRTPNLFKEPYDTWRVNVTMKFPVFDGLRSSGKRAQNRAQLEQVSQARIDKERAIAVERSSAEREMQKALAFHDAARSAYKAALEALRNSRESYDQGLITSLDLLQAERAERQQESQRRRAQLGVWTALFDYRRSCGLPPL
- a CDS encoding efflux RND transporter periplasmic adaptor subunit; amino-acid sequence: MSFPKTIVYAALPAVLIAGTISVHQYRKHAEIVRQRGTKLEGFVPVTLAPVENHAFRGAIAFTGTLLAVNRAELKAEVSGRVTRVIVQEGDRVAAGAVLSAQDEDDLLLSVQAAEAQLAQAQAQAQQARRDNERAQSLLEKRSVTRQSAQQAETNFNAAMAMVRAAESNLGLAKSRLRKSRITSPFAGEVAQRLIQPGEMLTPGQTAFTVVDNRKLEIQADLPAEAVAAVKQGMKASFRIAGFDQPFEATLTQVSGSVMQDGRTLRVRMEVPNTDGRLKSGLFAEGVILGEGETLRPALPSAILTAVGRDADVFVNENGVARRKRVLVGPDQGGWRSVDGLPVGSKVVAQGRDLVADGTRLQFETEKGK
- a CDS encoding efflux RND transporter permease subunit, giving the protein MFLSDLSIKRPVLTTCVMLALVVLGLFSIKGLGLDSFPKVDMPVVTISVIYPGASPDAVEQDVIKKIEEAVNPIEKVREISSTSQDGLGTVTIEFEIERDVDKALDDVRSKVGQIRRNLPDTIKEPIIQKFDPAQLPVLSLIVKPDDKHKGMNNREVTRIADEFLKRRLENIPGVGKAEVVGGSTRNILVQVDPQKLESLGLTLPQVMSALGQDTMAIPSGNLLTETREISVRVDAKARRVEDFNNVIVGNQKGRPIELREVATLVDGIKEKRSLARMDGTDAVALEIQKQIGGNTVSMVRSVDAAVKRLQPDLAKMGVTTVKAKDNSKFINDSVDDVVLSIVLGGILTVIIVFYFLKSWRSTIITSLTLPVSVISTFTIMKALDFTLNTMTLMAISLAIGILIDDAIVVRENITRHAEMGKDHITAAREGTAEIGPAVIATTLSILAVFIPVAFMGGIVGRFFFSFGITVAFAVAVSLFVSFTLDPMLSAVWPDPEHEKGYQESHHGHRRFIMKTVDWFNDKLDGWEAWYRSAITWAMDHRWTVLGIGFGSLVLAFLLMPLLGGDFMPDYDRGDFQVGFKVESGASLEAAKRKAAQLEHLIATKPDGTENREIEHVYTTIGTGLNGSITEGSIYVKLSEGHRRDMMYIRRELRDRFRAVPGVETDISAVSDFGDSKPIALAVMSPDRRSMEQAEPIVRELLKGVDGVVDVSSSKDRGKPELRLAVDRRRASDLGVSPMAVANLVRPLVDGVDVAKFEDPGTGEQYDVTVRLSDINRSRGDLLEAMSVGSTKKDKAGNNLQVKLSNVARFEETTAPARLQRRALQSQILISTNKEGRSLNEVVADANLKLAALKKKGTLPEGVEVAFTGSARNNKETAGYMGTAMLMAVAFIYFVLASQFESFKLPITIMLSLPLSMVGLVMMLLITGDAQSMMTSIGLILLMGLVTKNAILLVDRALQNMREGGMSRRDALIEAGTTRLRPILMTTFAMVGGMLPLFLAIGAGAQMRAPMARAVVGGIITSTMLTLIVIPVFFDLLDAFTWKKAWGKLRDRLPR